One region of Takifugu flavidus isolate HTHZ2018 chromosome 14, ASM371156v2, whole genome shotgun sequence genomic DNA includes:
- the taf1 gene encoding transcription initiation factor TFIID subunit 1 isoform X2 encodes MSDSDSDEDQDRPFSLTGFLFGNINEDGQLEDDSILDNESKKHLAGLGSLGLGSLITEITANEQDSREESKNSGWVKSTEDAVDYSDISEVAEDETKKYHQAMGTLQPNRKADDEDDYDADCEDIDSKLMPPPPPPSLTGATKKEEPSPQSTNAGEEGDGIILPSIIPPSSAGDKVDFSSSSDSESETDRPCQGLGSRGAPDRLNLPLAGIMQKDAAKALPGVTQLFPEFRPGKVLRFLRLFGPGKNVPSVWRSARRKKKRKHRDTQPGTPPPDGEPTEQHQEKKSGWIYEYAAPPPPEQCLSDDEITMMAPVESKFSQACGDGDKETESRPKVAEWRYGPAQLWYDMLGVSEDGSNFNYGFKLRDFLPKEPEKPDVPQENTETSQKEQDSHDGAVEEEDEDLPKRKLTLEDELFMMVTQLQWEEDIIWNGEDVKHKGTKAQRASLAGWLPSSMTRNANAYNAQQGLARSNLQMITPTLPPMPKIPLISSSKREKNSHDNQASHDEDPPWFSIFPIDNEELVYGRWEDNIIWDDQEMDHMLMPPVLVLDPNDENIILEIPDEKEEMTSHSPSKENKKETAIKKSRILLGKTGVIKEEPQQNMSQPEVKDPWNLSNDEFYYPKQQGLRGTFGGNIIQHSIPALELRQPFFPTHMGPMKLRQFHRPPLKKYSFGALAQPGPHAVQPLLKHIKKKAKMREQERQASGGGDMFFMRTPQDLTGKDGDLILAEYSEEYPPLFMQVGMASKIKNYYKRKPGKDPGAPDCKYGETVYCHTSPFLGSLHPGQLLQAFENNLFRAPIYLHKMPESDFLVLRTRHGYFIRELADIFVVGQECSLFEVPGPNSKRANTHIRDFLQVFIYRLFWKSKDRPRRIRMEDIKKAFPSHSESSIRKRLKLCADFKRTGKRGSPINFSCGMDSNWWVLKPDFRLPTEEEIRAMVSPEQCCAYYSMLHAEQRLKDAGYGEKSFFAPEEENEEDFQMKIDDEVRTAPWNTTRAFISAMKGKCLLEVTGVADPTGCGEGFSYVKVPNKPTQQKDDKEPQPAKKTVTGTDADLRRLSLKNAKQLLRKFGVPEEEIKKLSRWEVIDVVRTMSTEQARSGEGPMSKFARGSRFSVAEHQERYKEECQRIFDLQNKVLESTEVLSTDTDSSSAEDSDFEEMGKNIENMLQNKKTSSQLSREREEQERKELQRMLLGEESDRDHKGRKDRRKGLSSSLSTSSHKDDDASSVTSLNSSATGKRLKIYRTFRDEDGKEYVRCETVRKASVIDAYTRIRTTKDDEFIRKFAVFDEQHREEMRKERRRIQEQLRRLKRNQEKDKIKGPPEKKTKKAKERPDLKLKCGACGAIGHMRTNKFCPLYYQTNAPPSNPVAMTEEQEEELEKTVIHNDNEELIKVEGTKIVLGKQLIESADEVRRKSLVLKFPKQQLPPKKKRRVGSAVHCDYLNKPHKVIHRRRTDPMVTLSSVLESIINDMRDHPNTYPFHTPVNAKVVKDYYKIITRPMDLQTLRENVRKRLYPSREEFREAVELIVKNSATYNGAKHPITQVAQSMLDLCDTKLKEKEDRLVRLEKAINPLLDDDDQVAFSFILDNIVTQKMMAVPDSWPFHHPVNKKFVPDYYKVIVNPMDLENIRKNISKHKYQNRDTFLSDVSLIHTNSIKYNGKGPDSPYTKTALDIVTVCKQTLDEYDEHLTQLEKDISTAKEAALDAADLECLDPMTPGPYTPQPADLFDSGASGSLPRETSSLFSEGPLVVAPEKRGGQGRHFRRPGEEESDVDIEGFEEENDGKPKTPAPAEDADGDLEDDDDEDEMLLPLRRQVHDQEEEEEEEEEDSAPGRPAHSSVLYQDLLMSEGEDDASEEEGDNPFSSIQLSESGSDSDREMDVRPAPPRRTQETARMGMELDESMMSYEGDEHDGPHMEDSNVSYGSYEEMESQSQMPPSSMGNGEEYGISDEEEEEDEDEEARRRGPAVLTQVQLSEDEESEEFRSIGDSDLDSDV; translated from the exons GTTGGGTGAAAAGTACTGAAGATGCTGTCGACTACTCTGACATCAGCGAGGTCGCTGAAGATGAGACAAAGAAGTACCATCAAGCTATGGGCACGTTGCAGCCCAACAGGAAAGCAG atgatgaagatgactaTGATGCAGACTGTGAGGATATTGACTCCAAACTtatgcctcctccacctccaccaagCCTTACTGGAGCCACCAAGAAAGAGGAGCCCAGCCCCCAGAGCACAAATG CTGGGGAAGAGGGCGATGGCATCattcttccctccatcatccctccatcctctgctgGTGATAAGGTTGACTTTAGCAGCTCCTCTGACTCAGAGTCAGAAACTGACCGACCTTGCCAGGGTTTGGGGTCTCGCGGTGCCCCAGATAGGCTCAACCTCCCTCTCGCGGGTATCATGCAGAAAGATGCTGCCAAAGCGTTACCAGGTGTTACGCAGCTTTTCCCAGAATTCAGACCTGGAAAG gtgCTCAGGTTCTTGCGGCTGTTtggtcctggaaaaaatgtgcCGTCCGTATGGAGAAGTGCCCGCAGGAAGAAAAAACGGAAGCACCGAGACACCCAGCCTGGGACGCCTCCTCCAGACGGAGAACCTACAGAGCAACACCAGGAGAAGAAATCTGGATGGATTTATGAATATgcggccccccctcccccagagcAGTGTCTCTCCGACGATGAG ATAACCATGATGGCTCCAGTAGAATCTAAGTTCTCACAAGCCTGCGGTGatggagacaaagagacagagtCTCGCCCCAAGGTGGCAGAATGGCGATATGGTCCAGCCCAGCTTTGGTACGACATGCTGGGTGTCTCTGAGGATGGCAGCAACTTCAACTATGGGTTCAAGCTGAGAGACTTTCTGCCCAAGGAGCCTGAGAAGCCAGATGTGCCTCAGGAAAATACAGAGACTTCACAGAAG GAACAAGACAGCCATGACGGAGctgttgaggaggaggatgaagacctgCCTAAACGCAAATTGACACTTGAAGATGAGCTATTCATGATGGTCACTCAACTGCAATGGGAGGAGGATATAATCTGGAACGGGGAGGATGTGAAACACAAGGGTACCAAGGCTCAGCGGGCCAGCCTGGCTGGGTGGCTCCCCTCCAGCATGACCCGTAATGCTAATGCCTACAACGCTCAGCAGG GTCTGGCGAGGAGTAATTTGCAGATGATAACACCTACCCTTCCACCCATGCCCAAAATTCCTTTGATCTCTAGCTCCAAACGTGAAAAAAACAGCCACGATAATCAAG CATCTCATGATGAAGACCCTCCCTGGTTCTCCATTTTCCCCATCGATAATGAGGAGTTGGTATATGGACGTTGGGAGGATAACATCATCTGGGATGACCAGGAGATGGATCATATGCTCATGCCGCCTGTTCTTGTCCTTGATCCCAATGATGAAAATATCATCCTAG AAATTCCTGATGAGAAAGAGGAGATGACCTCTCACTCACCATCAAAGGAGAATAAAAAGGAAACGGCGATCAAGAAGAGTCGCATCCTCTTGGGGAAGACTGGAGTGATAAAAGAAGAGCCACAGCAG AATATGTCCCAGCCTGAAGTCAAAGACCCATGGAACCTCTCCAATGATGAGTTCTACTACCCAAAGCAGCAGGGTCTCAGGGGGACTTTTGGTGGCAACATTATTCAG CATTCCATTCCTGCATTGGAGCTGCGACAGCCCTTCTTCCCCACTCACATGGGTCCGATGAAGCTGCGCCAGTTTCATCGGCCGCCTCTGAAGAAGTACTCATTCGGAGCTTTGGCTCAGCCGGGACCTCATGCTGTCCAGCCCCTTCTGAAACACATCAAAAAGAAGGCTAAG ATGCGAGAGCAGGAGAGGcaggcttcaggaggaggagacatgtTCTTCATGCGAACTCCGCAGGATTTAACAGGCAAAGATGGAGATCTGATCCTGGCTGAATACAGTGAGGAATACCCACCTCTTTTCATGCAAGTCGGCATGGCCAGCAAGATCAAAAACTATTACAAACGG AAACCTGGAAAAgatcctggagctcctgactgTAAGTATGGAGAGACTGTGTACTGCCACACATCACCTTTCCTGGGTTCTCTACACCCTGGACAGCTGCTTCAG GCATTTGAAAACAACCTTTTTCGAGCTCCAATTTACCTGCACAAGATGCCAGAGTCAGATTTCTTGGTTCTCCGAACGCGACATGGCTACTTTATTAGGGAGCTTGCAgacatttttgtggtgggtcaGGAGTGTTCCTTGTTTGAGGTCCCGGGTCCTAACTCCAAACGAGCAAACACTCACATCAGAGACTTTCTTCAG GTCTTCATTTACCGTCTCTTCTGGAAGAGCAAAGATCGGCCTCGCAGAATCCGCATGGAGGACATAAAGAAAGCCTTCCCCTCTCATTCAGAGAGCAGTATCAGGAAGCGACTGAAACTCTGTGCAGATTTCAAACGTACAGGTAAACGGGGCTCCCCAATCAACTTTTCCTGCG GGATGGATTCCAACTGGTGGGTGTTGAAGCCCGACTTCAGGTTGCCCACAGAAGAGGAGATCAGGGCCATGGTGTCTCCGGAACAATGCTGTGCTTATTATAGCATGCTTCATGCAGAGCAGAGGCTCAAG GATGCCGGATATGGCGAGAAATCCTTCTTTGCGCCAGAAGAAGAGAATGAAGAGGACTTCCAAATGAAGATTGATGATGAA GTGCGCACTGCTCCATGGAACACAACAAGAGCTTTTATTTCAGCCATGAAAGGGAAATGTCTGTTGGAGGTTACGGGCGTGGCTGATCCCACAGGCTGTGGAGAGGGCTTCTCCTATGTCAAAGTGCCCAACAAACCCACTCAGCAGAAG GATGACAAAGAGCCCCAGCCTGCCAAGAAGACCGTGACGGGGACAGACGCTGACCTGAGGAGGCTGTCACTGAAAAATGCCAAGCAGCTTCTGCGCAAGTTTGGTGTACCAGAGGAAGAG ATCAAAAAACTTTCACGTTGGGAGGTGATCGATGTGGTTAGAACCATGTCCACAGAGCAGGCACGTTCAGGCGAGGGGCCCATGAGCAAGTTCGCCAGGGGTTCTCGTTTCTCTGTCGCGGAACACCAAGAGCGCTACAAGGAAGAATGCCAAAGAATATTTGACCTGCAGAACAA AGTGTTGGAGTCTACAGAGGTGCTGTCCACAGATActgacagcagctcagcagaggACAGTGACTTTGAGGAGATGGGGAAGAACATCGAGAACATGCTGCAGAACAAGAAAACCAGTTCCCAGCTTTCCcgtgagagggaggagcaggagaggaaggagtTGCAGAGGATGCTGTTGGGGGAGGAAAGCGATCGGGACCACAAGGGGCGCAAAGATCGGCGCAAAGGCTTGT CCAGCTCTTTATCCACCAGCTCCCACAAGGATGATGACGCATCGTCCGTCACCAGTCTGAACTCCTCGGCCACAGGGAAGAGACTCAAGATCTATCGCACTTTCAGGGATGAAGACGGCAAGGAATATGTCCGCTGTGAGACAGTGCGCAAGGCCTCAGTCATCGATGCCTACACCAGAATTAGAACTACCAAGGATGATGAGTTCAT ACGGAAGTTTGCCGTCTTCGATGAGCAACACAGAGAAGAGATGAGGAAGGAGCGGCGGCGCATTCAGGAGCAACTGAGGAGACTAAAAAGAAACCAAGAAAAAGACAAGATTAAAGGCCCTCCAGAGAAGAAGACCAAGAAGGCCAAAGAGAGACCAGACCTCAAG CTAAAGTGTGGAGCATGTGGTGCCATCGGACACATGAGGACCAACAAGTTCTGCCCACTGTACTATCAAACCAACGCCCCTCCTTCTAACCCAGTTGCgatgacagaggagcaggaggaggaactggagaagaCTGTCATCCATAATGACAATGAGGAACTGATCAAAGTTGAGGGCACCAAGATTGTACTGGGCAAACAGCTGATTGAGAG tGCCGATGAGGTGCGCAGAAAATCTTTAGTGCTCAAGTTTCCCAAACAGCAGCTTCCTCCTAAGAAGAAGAGGCGTGTAGGCAGTGCTGTACACTGTGACTACCTCAAT AAGCCACACAAGGTCATCCACCGTAGACGCACAGACCCCATGGTGACGTTGTCATCTGTGCTGGAGAGCATCATCAACGACATGAGGGATCATCCCAAT ACGTATCCCTTCCACACACCGGTTAATGCCAAGGTTGTGAAGGATTACTACAAGATCATCACCCGGCCCATGGACCTTCAGACCCTGAGGGAGAACGTGCGTAAACGATTGTATCCATCAAGGGAGGAATTCCGTGAAGCGGTGGAACTTATTGTCAAAAACAGCGCCACCTATAATG GTGCAAAACACCCAATAACACAGGTGGCTCAGTCAATGTTGGACTTGTGCGATACTAAACTAAAGGAG aaggaGGACAGGTTGGTGAGGCTGGAGAAGGCCATCAACCCACTgctggatgatgatgatcaagTGGCTTTCTCCTTCATCCTGGACAACATTGTGACGCAGAAAATGATGGCGGTCCCTGAT TCGTGGCCATTTCACCACCCTGTCAACAAAAAGTTTGTGCCGGATTATTATAAGGTGATTGTGAATCCCATGGATTTGGAAAACATCCGCAAG aatatctccaaacacaaatatcaAAACCGAGATACCTTCCTGTCCGACGTCAGTCTCATCCACACCAACAGTATCAAGTACAACGGTAAAG GCCCAGACAGTCCGTACACAAAGACGGCCCTGGACATCGTCACGGTCTGCAAGCAAACACTGGATGAG TATGACGAGCACCTGACCCAGCTGGAGAAGGACATCTCTACTGCTAAAGAAGCGGCTTTGGACGCAGCGGACCTGGAGTGTTTGGACCCCATGACGCCTGGGCCGTACACACCACAG CCTGCTGATCTATTTGACAGCGGGGCTTCAGGGAGTCTGCCTAGAGAGACCAGCAGCCTTTTCTCTGAGGGACCTCTAGTGGTTGCTCCCGAGAAGAGAGGGGGGCAG GGACGCCACTTCAGAAGACCTGGGGAGGAAGAGTCAGATGTGGATATCGAAGGCTttgaggaggaaaatgatgGCAAACCAAAGACTCCTGCTCCT GCAGAGGATGCCGATGGAGATCTAGAAGACGACGACGATGAAGATGAGATGCTATTGCCGCTTCGCAGACAAGTGCACgaccaagaagaagaggaggaggaggaagaagaggacagcGCTCCGGGCCGCCCTGCCCATTCCAGCGTGCTGTACCAGGATTTGCTCATGTCTGAGGGAGAGGATGATGCcagtgaggaagagggggaCAACCCTTTCTCAT CCATACAGCTGTCAGAGAGTGGGAGTGACTCCGACAGAGAGATGGACGTGCGGCCCGCCCCTCCACGGAGAACTCAGGAGACGGCTCGCATGGGCATGGAGCTGGACGAGAGCATGATGTCATACGAGGGGGACGAGCACGATGGACCCCACATGGAGGACAGCAATGTCAG TTACGGCAGCTATGAGGAGATGGAGAGCCAGAGCCAAATGCCGCCTTCTAGTATGGGAAATGGAGAGGAATATGGCATCagcgacgaggaggaggaagaagatgaagatgaggaagcaCGGCGGAGAGGTCCGGCTGTgcttactcaggtccagctcagtGAAGATGAGGAGAGCGAAGAATTCAGATCTATAGGAGACAGTGACTTGGACTCTGACGTATAG